From a single Cotesia glomerata isolate CgM1 linkage group LG6, MPM_Cglom_v2.3, whole genome shotgun sequence genomic region:
- the LOC123267013 gene encoding F-actin-monooxygenase Mical isoform X3, with product MMQDHGHHSSRKTLVASPEVAMASEVFDLFCNATTLKSILGHFRHLCDLLNMRPNTFPQFYPKFKSKLRSWKAQALWKKFDQRANHKCYNRGKACPNSRVLIIGGGPCGLRAAIEAQLLGAKVVVVEKRDRMSRNNVLHLWPFVIQDLRALGAKKFFGKFCAGSIDHISIRQLQCILLKVSLILGVEFHEGVSFDALIPPPESQDEGKIGWRAKTTPSDHPVSQYEFDVLIGADGKRNTLEGFKRKEFRGKLAIAITANFINKRTEAEARVEEISGVAFIFNQKFFKELYQETGIDLENIVYYKDDTHYFVMTAKKHSLIDKGVILQDHADTAKLLAKENVDRDALMLYAREAADFSTQYQMMDMEFAVNHYGQPDVAMFDFTSMYAAENASRVLERHGHRLLMTLVGDSLLEPFWPTGSGCARGFLSSMDAGWAIKGWGASSSPLEVLAERESIYRLLGQTTPENLNRDYAAYTLDPHTRYPNLNVRSVSTIQVRGLLDTDDPDNIKPLPVLSSVDVPKKRRRKDTQIHPDTLLHWLQKQVALYDTVKITDMTSSFKDGMAICAIVHRYRPDLIDFNSLKSDDVEKNNQLAYDVLEKELGILPIMTGEEMAQCDVPDKLVMFSYLTQIYEAFRGEIPHIKHPKLEPDTDDNPLYNKQLGQTLGTKLQINRLPKHETLIRPRHSRFSRHNNENVQTIVDKKAEGSLGRRSRKRRSNEKMGATVEERQKRLEEIVNNRNERMRRRQFLRKMATQQFYKSLQMLQANAKRDKEEPFEDYSIFLYRQTAPDFKDRVKELEQKILYPDREPKMLLQHKGGMDDDFSGRIKDIEDKLRGTTSSEKKPRDLLRAIGKIEKTDWNVKEIEKKIEENKLGKGIRQDKVERVPKWSREQFLARQIKMEKKGRDPNDPEHKYAEIDNTLKCIDRKIKEGNILGHNKVSAMAEQFANKNQDSEPKVQRSNSKAAIILPTQGGSEMCHFCDKRVYLMERLTAEGKFFHRGCFRCEYCSTSLRIGNHTFDRDKNGGRFYCTQHFGLSGTIKTRIEKKKLPLLNKENIPATSEKKKLTDKMHTLKPPLDGVAGLDLLDRGQTPERIEFENLAEMSDAEEAHSQMDEDEWTDRNFGASAAEMGSSDDISDMSDSDEENEIYEEAIDQPLTTEGTIELAKNWTLRYSHPHTTTGNSDTGSNEYEDSSDEYTSEDEETGTATEDEEDARARELRKQEVWLKMPLRESDTETGSETEVASDEDSSENRRENSATEISTDSEFEHDGTTPTQNELPEITINDCFVRKTRGQYIEPKKVQVKSKIISPVNGKVKPDEKNDTGSTNKTSIIKTNNSLRPVNINAVPLVNPRKGDYLLNRTHSTEGIASKLSLELKKRYLLGGTVLGGTVMKSGSTSNVDTKLRNFTDTISQHQKLLNPAPEPSPTMQAFLQGTNKLRSTSNIPLSPISLTELLTRSPLKTVKLPEIDKSKDRQNYTRIPLPDLIKETNVMKAKIDPNTTCTESSKQVNIVENEVKEEKGVNEFKMAEKVSESVEEVHKEKIYENQEIESNKESKINLPEISADVIQVNWNKISINKEDDNSTDDSEMDSDSLSSNSKSDLNVDNTKEQKDEKTHRKVSSRSQVRDTPENLLIDDKEDKYKDEDTGMTFEPDSIECVMNVRDEINEERVNSVEPSRSINVWSRSSNNDNKNSVYDIETVNNNFKQIDLKEVCSSISNCSSPTSLASIISNKQDDSIDNDLTTAALTETEFSEWARDGEGFVIADLKDAEFDGSSRGKLSRNNLQGSARIAKEEEDLTDIESSEGIFSCPDRTEMPTNDTSKLLADGEDIDYMDTDNESLLDSLRDATNIPLIKNRGYVEFVNVTGISSSNSKNSCSPFADAPIAKAEAEPELCSDEEKYDGNVIKMNLVTVDDVRNRLSNCTINTEQRNNDVEIMKKEPLIVEAVNRDVLQSMDEDSLLVVEPAEDTTTSELTTILASPEYPVLQSQTQSKANNESYKLEENNPDYLEYVKRLQSRIAEFSNAKDSIDVRKSKRKNSKNALQECSKEIIAEEVKGPWATSNLCYNSPATSRKLEEITRERSKQKNLIQDLLMDKIEAHKQKSAEKKAKRAARNISFNSSMQLYSPKPPLSESDKSLSNMSIIPSKTSTPTHTTFAEAKKSLEISSTNEKRFDGKIYQEISDDDAYRKKSMTNNYSGESNRDKIFSQVNNENFKTPVAPPRTKHEEARRTAEKAKQEARERARLKSDEDLGLSPEDRIKQLRLKITRRQLSMEDRRKCENEDVSNLKTRAYSFTFQKSESSLQPSKSTDNMKVLTKKIDFTATNAKSMSELAYNKDPEEKLSLDTAIKRSKKKTKDPERRRSIIQAVSDFFKKKETASSPTSPKDKGLGFSRLTTKLKERGKLKWYSEGSDLDKLDRKFDERPKSVCESILIENFMVSVPPVPPPPINYPDVTVHVSDDSLSEEDSKMTHSQLQKTANLDGSCNSISRKLKNTKKLVRQAQSKRLRIAQEIQRKLEETEVKQRDLESRGVSVEKALRGEGDSSGREETDLLGEWFDLMRERTELRRYEKELLVRAEEVQLEDRHDRLQQELRERLADDDDKKTSADVKKEGEILTEMLEIAAKRDSLVALLEEERQRYKNEEKDLEAQMLAKGLTLTPIEKDDSKYLI from the exons ATGATGCAGGATCACGGTCATCACTCAAGCAGAAAGACACTGGTAGCCTCGCCAGAAGTCGCAATGGCTAGCGAGGTCTTTGATCTCTTCTGTAACGCCACAACATTAAAATCCATCCTAGGACATTTTCGCCATCTTTGTGATCTTCTTAATATGCGGCCTAATACCTTTCCACAATTTTATCCTAAGTTTAAATCTAAATTGAGATCATGGAAGGCTCAAGCGTTATGGAAAAAATTCGATCAACGAGCTAATCACAAGTGCTATAATCGAGGAAAAGCTTGTCCTAATTCTAGA gtTCTAATTATTGGTGGTGGTCCATGTGGCCTAAGAGCAGCAATAGAAGCCCAATTATTAGGAGCTAAAGTTGTAGTAGTAGAAAAAAGAGATCGTATGTCTCGAAACAATGTTCTTCATCTTTGGCCTTTTGTAATTCAAGATTTACGTGCACTAggagctaaaaaatttttcggtaaatttTGTGCTGGATCAATAGACCATATAAGTATACGTCAATTACAATGCATCCTTTTGAAAGTATCTTTAATTTTGGGCGTTGAATTCCACGAAGGAGTAAGTTTTGATGCTTTAATCCCACCACCTGAAAGTCAAGATGAAGGGAAAATAGGCTGGAGAGCTAAAACTACACCTAGCGATCATCCAGTATCTCAGTATGAATTTGATGTGCTTATTGGTGCTGATGGAAAGAGAAATACATTAGAAGGttttaaaagaaaagaatTTCGTGGGAAACTCGCGATAGCAATTACTgctaattttatcaataaacgaACTGAAGCAGAGGCACGTGTTGAAGAAATAAGTGgtgttgcttttatttttaatcaaaaattttttaaggaattGTATCAAGAAACAGGAATTGATCTTGAgaatattgtttattataaagACGATACACATTATTTTGTTATGACTGCAAAAAAACACAGTCTTATTGATAAAGGAGTTATTCTTCAAGATCATGCAGATACTGCAAAATTATTAGCTAAAGAAAATGTAGACCGAGATGCATTAATGCTTTATGCTCGTGAAGCAGCTGATTTTTCAACTCAGTATCAAATGATGGATATGGAATTTGCTGTCAATCATTACGGACAACCAGATGTGGCAATGTTTGATTTTACCTCAATGTATGCGGCTGAAAATGCTAGTCGAGTTCTGGAAAGACACGGGCACAGATTATTAATGACGTTAGTGGGTGATAGTTTATTAGAGCCTTTTTGGCCAACAGGTTCAGGTTGTGCAAGAGGTTTTTTAAGTTCTATGGATGCTGGTTGGGCTATCAAAGGATGGGGTGCATCTTCGTCTCCATTAGAAGTCCTTGCAGAGCGTGAATCAATTTATAGACTGCTTGGCCAAACAACTCCCGAAAATCTTAATCGTGATTATGCAGCTTACACATTAGATCCGCACACCAGATATCCTAATCTCAATGTCAGGTCTGTTTCAACTATTCAAGTACGAGGACTTCTTGATACTGATGATCCAGACAATATTAAACCACTACCCGTCCTATCTTCTGTTGATGTGCCGAAAAAACGAAGGCGTAAAGACACACAAATACATCCTGATACGCTTTTACATTGGTTGCAGAAACAAGTGGCTTTATACGACACTGTTAAAATAACGGATATGACATCCTCGTTCAAAGATGGTATGGCAATATGTGCTATTGTTCATCGATATCGCCCGGATTTGATAGATTTTAATTCTCTCAAGTCCGATgacgttgaaaaaaataatcaattggCTTATGATGTACTAGAAAAAGAACTAGGTATTTTACCG ataatgaCAGGTGAAGAAATGGCTCAATGCGATGTCCCTGATAAACTAGTTATGTTTTCCTATCTTACACAAATTTATGAGGCATTCCGCGGTGAAATTCCTCATATAAAGCATCCAAAACTC GAGCCAGATACAGATGATAATCCACTGTATAATAAACAATTGGGACAAACACTTGGGACAAAATTACAAATCAACCGTTTACCGAAACACGAAACACTAATAAGACCAAGACACTCACGTTTTTCACGTCACAACAATGAAAATGTCCAAACAATTGTGGATAAAAAAGCTGAAGGAAGTCTTGGAAGAAGATCTCGAAAACGACGCAGTAATGAAAAAATGGGAGCTACAGTC GAGGAGCGACAAAAGAGACTAGAAGAGATTGTGAACAATCGGAATGAACGAATGAGAAGAagacaatttttaagaaaaatggCAACCCAGCAGTTTTATAAGAGCTTACAGATGTTACAAGCTAACGCGAAACGCGATAAAGAGGAACCCTTTGAAGATTACTCGATATTTTTATATCGGCAAACAGCACCCGACTTCAAGGATCGGGTCAAAGAGTTAGAGCAGAAAATACTTTACCCA gATAGAGAGCCAAAAATGCTTTTACAGCACAAAGGCGGCATGGATGATGACTTCTCTGGTAGAATAAAAGATATAGAAGATAAACTTCGAGGAACCACATCTTCAGAGAAAAAACCTCGGGATCTTTTACGTGCTATtg gtaaaattgaaaaaaccgATTGGAATGtaaaagaaatagaaaaaaaaattgaagaaaataaacttGGTAAAGGAATTCGACAAGATAAAGTAGAACGAGTACCAAAATGGAGTCGTGAACAATTTCTTGCTCGTCAAATAAAAATGGAAAAGAAAGGGCGTGATCCAAATGATCCAGAACATAAATATGCTGAAATTGATAATACATTAAAATGTAtcgatcgaaaaattaaagagGGTAATATTTTGGGGCACAATAAAGTATCTGCAATGGCAGAGCAATTTGCTAATAAAAATCAAGACTCTGAACCAAAAGTTCAAAGATCA aactCTAAAGCCGCAATTATTTTACCAACACAAGGAGGTTCAGAAATGTGCCATTTTTGTGATAAAAGAGTATATCTTATGGAAAGATTAACTGCGGAAGGCAAATTTTTTCATCGGGGTTGTTTCCGTTGTGAATATTGTTCAACTTCTCTGCGTATTGGAAATCATACGTTCGACAGAGATAAAAATGGTGGTCGGTTTTATTGTACTCAACATTTTGGATTATCAGGTACAATAAAAACAAGGATAGAAAAGAAGAAACTTCCTTTACtcaataaagaaaatatacCAGCAACGtcagaaaagaaaaaattaacagacaag ATGCATACATTAAAACCACCACTGGATGGAGTAGCTGGCTTAGATCTTCTCGACCGTGGTCAAACACCTGAGagaatagaatttgaaaatttggcaGAAATGTCAGATGCTGAAGAAGCTCACAGCCAAATGGATGAAGATGAGTGGACGGATAGAAATTTTGGTGCTTCTGCGGCAGAAATGGGATCTAGTGATGATATTTCAGATATGAG tgaCTCTGATGAAGAAAACGAAATCTACGAAGAAGCTATTGATCAACCGCTAACAACCGAAGGTACAATCGAACTCGCGAAAAATTGGACACTAAGGTACTCTCATCCGCACACGACAACTGGAAACTCTGATACTGGTAGTAATGAGTACGAGGACTCTAGTGATGAATACACAAGCGAAG ACGAAGAAACTGGCACAGCAACCGAAGACGAAGAAGACGCGCGTGCGAGAGAGCTGAGGAAGCAGGAGGTGTGGCTGAAGATGCCGCTGCGGGAGTCCGACACGGAGACTGGCTCAGAAACAGAG GTTGCATCAGATGAAGATTCAAGTGAAAATCGTCGAGAAAATTCAGCAACTGAAATTTCGACCGATTCAGAATTCGAGCACGACGGTACTACTCCAACGCAAAATGAACTTCCTGAGATAACTATTAATGATTGTTTTGTACGTAAAACACGTGGTCAGTATATAGAACCAAAGAAAGTacaagtaaaaagtaaaataatatcacCAGTAAATGGAAAAGTAAAGccagatgaaaaaaatgatactgGTTCTACAAATAAAACGagtattattaaaacaaataattctttaCGGCCAGTTAATATAAATGCAGTGCCTTTAGTAAACCCCCGTAAAGGTGATTACTTATTAAATCGTACTCACTCAACTGAAGGAATTGCCTCTAAATTATCACTAGAATTGAAGAAAAGATATCTATTAGGTGGAACAGTATTAGGTGGTACTGTTATGAAATCTGGATCAACGTCAAATGTTGATACCAAGTTACGAAACTTTACCGATACAATTTCACAacatcaaaaattgttaaatccTGCTCCTGAGCCTAGTCCTACTatgcaagcatttttacaaggCACTAATAAATTGAGATCTACTTCTAATATTCCATTATCTCCTATTTCATTAACTGAATTATTAACCAGATCTCCATTAAAAACTGTTAAGCTACCAGAAATAGATAAATCTAAAGACCGTCAAAATTATACGAGAATTCCTTTACCAGATTTGATAAAAGAAACAAATGTTATGAAAGCTAAAATAGATCCGAATACAACTTGTACTGAATCGTCAAAACAAGTTAATATTGTTGAAAACGAagttaaagaagaaaaagggGTAAACGAATTTAAAATGGCAGAAAAAGTTAGTGAATCGGTTGAAGAAGTTCATAAAGAAAAGATTTATGAAAATCAAGAAATTGAAAGTAACAAAGAATCAAAAATTAACCTACCTGAGATATCTGCGGATGTTATTCAAGTGAACtggaataaaatatcaataaacaaAGAAGATGATAATAGTACTGATGATTCTGAAATGGATAGTGATTCTCTTTCATCAAATTCTAAAAGTGATCTCAATGTTGATAATACTAAAGAACAAAAAGATGAAAAAACTCATAGAAAGGTATCATCTCGCTCACAAGTTCGCGATAcacctgaaaatttattaattgacgATAAAGAAGATAAGTATAAAGATGAAGATACAGGAATGACATTTGAACCTGATTCTATTGAATGTGTTATGAACGTTAGAGATGAAATAAATGAAGAAAGAGTAAATAGTGTTGAACCATCGAGATCGATAAACGTATGGTCACGTTCatcaaataatgataataaaaattcagtatATGATATAGAAACCgtcaacaataattttaaacaaatagattTGAAAGAAGTTTGCTCAAGTATAAGTAATTGTAGTAGTCCAACGTCTTTGGcttcaattatttcaaataaacaagACGATTCTATTGATAACGACTTAACAACTGCAGCATTAACTGAAACTGAATTTTCAGAATGGGCACGAGATGGTGAAGGATTCGTTATTGCTGATTTAAAAGATGCTGAATTCGATGGTAGTTCCAGAGGTAAACTTTCAAGGAATAATTTGCAAGGTAGTGCAAGAATTgcgaaagaagaagaagatttAACAGACATTGAATCATCTGAAGGCATTTTTAGTTGTCCTGATCGCACAGAAATGCCAACAAATGATACATCAAAATTATTGGCTGATGGAGAAGATATTGATTACATGGATACTGACAATGAGTCCTTATTAGATAGTTTACGAGATGCTACAAATATAccactaataaaaaatcgtGGTTATGTTGAATTTGTAAATGTAACTGGTATTTCTTCTTCAAATTCTAAAAACTCTTGTTCACCGTTTGCTGATGCTCCAATTGCTAAAGCAGAAGCTGAACCTGAACTTTGTTCTGATGAAGAAAAATACGACGGCaatgttattaaaatgaatttagtaACTGTTGATGACGTGAGAAATCGTTTAAGTAATTGTACGATTAATACAGAACAAAGAAATAATGATGttgaaataatgaaaaaagaaCCGCTAATAGTTGAAGCTGTAAATCGTGATGTTCTACAATCTATGGATGAAGATAGTCTGTTGGTTGTTGAACCTGCAGAAGATACAACAACCAGTGAGCTCACAACAATATTAGCCAGTCCTGAATATCCTGTGCTTCAAAGTCAAACACAATCAAAAGCTAATAATGAAAGTTATaaattagaagaaaataatCCAGATTATCTTGAATACGTAAAACGCTTACAATCTAGAATTGCAGAATTTAGTAATGCTAAAGACTCAATTGATGTTAGAAAATCAAAAcgtaaaaattctaaaaatgcaCTTCAAGAGTGTTCAAAAGAAATAATTGCTGAAGAAGTTAAAGGCCCATGGGCTACATCAAATCTATGTTATAATTCACCGGCGACATCGCGAAAGCTTGAAGAAATAACTCGAGAACGttctaaacaaaaaaatcttattcagGATTTATTGATGGATAAAATAGAAGctcataaacaaaaatcagCTGAAAAAAAAGCTAAAAGAGCTGCTAGAAATATATCATTCAATTCAAGTATGCAATTATATTCACCAAAACCACCCCTCAGTGAATCTGATAAATCATTAAGCAATATGTCTATTATTCCGTCTAAAACAAGTACTCCAACACATACAACATTTGCTGAAGCCAAAAAATCTCTTGAAATTTCATCAACTAACGAAAAAAGATTTGATGgtaaaatttatcaagaaaTTTCTGATGACGATgcttatagaaaaaaatcgatgacaaataattattctggTGAAAGTAACAgggacaaaatttttagtcaagttaataatgaaaatttcaaaacaccaGTAGCGCCACCCAGAACAAAGCATGAAGaagcaagaagaactgctgaaAAAGCTAAACAAGAAGCACGAGAAAGAGCAAGATTAAAAAGTGATGAAGATTTGGGTCTAAGTCCTGAAGATAGAATAAAACaattacgattaaaaataACACGAAGACAATTGTCAATGGAAGATAGACGAAAATGTGAAAATGAAGATGTTTCTAATTTGAAAACTAGAGCTTACAgttttacttttcaaaaatctgaATCTTCATTACAACCAAGTAAAAGTACAGATAATATGAAAgtattaaccaaaaaaatagattttacagCTACTAATGCTAAGTCAATGAGTGAGCTAGCTTACAATAAAGATCCTGAAGAAAAATTGTCATTGGACACTGCTATTAAGCGCAGTAAAAAGAAAACTAAAGATCCAGAAAGAAGAAGAAGCATAATTCAAGCCGTGTCagactttttcaaaaaaaaagaaacagcTTCATCGCCAACAAGTCCAAAAGACAAGGGTTTAGGATTCTCTAGATTAACAACTAAATTGAAAGAAAGAGGGAag TTAAAATGGTACTCAGAAGGGTCCGAT ctcGATAAATTGGATCGTAAATTTGATGAAAGACCTAAAAGTGTTTGcgaatcaattttaattgaaaacttCATGGTATCTGTTCCACCTGTACCACCACCTCCAATTAATTATCCAGATGTGACAGTACATGTTTCGG ATGACAGCTTATCTGAGGAAGATTCAAAAATGACACATTCACAATTACAAAAAACTGCAAACTTGGATGGATCGTGTAATAGTATATcacgtaaattaaaaaacactaAAAAATTGGTCCGTCAAGCTCAGTCGAAGAGATTAAGAATAGCACAAGAAATTCAACGTAAACTCGAAGAAACAGAAGTGAAGCAGCGTGATTTAGAAAGCAGAGGAGTTAGTGTCGAAAAAGCACTTCGAGGTGAAGGAGATTCTTCTGGTCGCGAAGAAACTGATTTATTAGGCGAATGGTTTGATTTAATGCGAGAACGTACTGAACTACGCCGTTACGAGAAAGAACTTTTGGTCCGAGCTGAAGAAGTCCAATTAGAGGATCGTCATGATAGATTGCAACAAGAATTACGAGAAAGATTAGCTGACGATG atgATAAAAAGACATCCGCTGACGTAAAAAAGGAAGGAGAAATATTAACAGAAATGCTAGAAATTGCAGCTAAACGAGATTCATTGGTAGCATTACTCGAGGAGGAACGACAAAG atataaaaatgaagaaaaagatCTCGAGGCTCAAATGTTAGCTAAAGGCTTAACTTTAACACCAATTGAGAAGGATGATtccaaatatttaatttag